The DNA region TGTTATGGGATGGTTTAGATTGTTCTGCTCTTTTCTATCAAATTAGTGTTAAGCTGTAATGGtagaaaataagtttaaaataaatttattaatatttattctgtTAAATTAAgtcagttaatatattaaagtgaaacataagttaaattaattaaaaattaagtcagttaatttaaaagtgatttgctaattgctatatttatataaatacttaagcTCAGTCTGTGGACAGCTCAGAATGGTGTTTAAATGGTATGACTTAAAGGGTTATGTTACCAGGtcgtaaaattaatatacaatgtGTATAAATCATTCAATGTCAAATGTCCATATGACTTCTGACAGACGCAACTCCTAAATGaaatcgaaatttaaaaacaagggGCAGTGGAGTGTGGACAAACACTTGCACGCTATATGCACttcactttattatattttgtatttataataatattataaaaattgaagCATCAAACGATTAGATAATTACTGAtagattaagttttaaattaactgaTATGTCCCGACGAACACCAATTAAAGCGCGTGTTAAAGTGTGTAATAAATCTGTGTTTCACCTTCAAGATAAAAAGGCTGATGAAAATGAACTATCAATTGGCTTAATTAAATCCGCTAAGCGTACAGGACAGCTGAGCTTATGTAACCGGGGTTTGGGGACTGgtaagattatttaattaagaactGTTGCGATTTCCCTTGTGTTCACAATGCAGTACCGcgaagattttatattttaatgtactttTATTCAGTACCTGAAAATGTTTGGAAAATTGATGAACTTGTTATGGACGATACCAGAGAGGTAGACTTTGCCAGATCAGATCAAAGTAATTGGTGGAACTGTGAACCTTTAAAGATGTTAGACCTCAGTTCCAATGTCGTTAACACTATATCTCCAAATGTCAAGCTGCTGCAAGAACTTGTTACACTCAAGGTAAATggttaaatgaatttaaatttaaaattttcttttacacatactgtatagaaaaataaaataaaatattttgttatatttcagtTGCATGATAATGCATTGACATCTTTACCAGCAGAATTAGGGCAGTTAAAAAACTTATCAAATCTAAGCTTAGatcataacaaaataaaagagtTGCCAATAGAGTTTTATAAACTAACAGAATTGCGATGGCTAAGCATATCTCACAATGAATTGAACATAATCCAAGCTGATTTCGGAGATTTGGTTATGCTCACATTTTTGGTAAGTTGTTGTTGAATTTGTTCttgtatattaacaaattcattaagtaattaaaaccaTATTCTTTGAAGTGTATccatgttattaaaataattttgtttataaacaaaagtGTATAGAAAAGCatcatatttattcattaatttaattcagctattgaacttttttaaattaagttaataataattatattcttaaaGGACCTCTCCTACAATAAGTTACCATCTCTACCACCTGGTATGGGATATCTGGTTAGGCTAGTGGAACTTAATTTGTCACACAATGAACTTATGGAACTACCACCAGATATTGTTAATTTGagaggtatttttttataatagtagcattttttatttgattgtaatAGTTCTAAAATTTTACTACTAAAGATTGATTGAGCTTGTGTCCTTGTGGACTTATAATGCATAATATTGTCATATTTACTATCTACATCAACTACTTACTACAAAAAGATTAATctgtaacaaaaaaagttttttttttaaattgttatactgaaaaaattaaatcaatggcgctacaaccttattaagtttgggcctcagattaacgtatctgtttcatgatcatttttttaatcaaataggtatgaaggtgatcagccttttctGCCGCACgcgccgtcgacattttgggtctaaggcaagccggtttcctcacgatgttttccttcatgtttcgagctaatgttaaatgcgcacacagaaagaaaatacattgttgcacagccggggatcgaacctacgacctcaggaatgagagtagtatgctgaagccactaggccaacactgttctgataaattttaattaagaaaatctttttattagcCAATATtggaatttaataacatttgaacatttgatatttatatgtataaaaataaatatgtatgtccacagatttgaaaaaatttaacattagcaataataatttgaagaaGCTACCACCAATGGGTGAGTTGAGAAAAATGGAAATACTTGATGCAAATCATAATGACATTAAACAGTTGCCTGATTTCTATGGGTGCACAGCATTAAAGGAAATATATTTagcaaacaattttataaaggtAATTCATAAGACTTGAAACTGTGTCAAATGTTTGGAaggtattaaaattttaattggaataaaaattaatgggaaacaacaaataattaactacataaattatttaatgaaagtaAAATCATTACTTAATCATTAAACTTTAGAACTTTCAATTTTAGATTTGTAAAGCGTGAAGTAATGTGTGAATTTAAACGGCGCCTATCTGCATTACGATTAAATATTCATGACTTTGATGAGTTATTTATATCTCGTATATAATGGTATACATGAAATACAACAGCTGATAGGTGTTCATAATAAAGAAAGGTGTATTTTCtttcacaaatatattaatttttttcattttgcaGGAAATTACAGAGGAATTTTGTGACCAAATACAACatttaaatgtgttaaatataAGAGATAACCAATTGGAAGTAATACCAGAAAACATATCATTGCTGAAGAAACTAAAGAGACTTGACttgacaaataataatttaaataagtatgtaatatgtaaaattataatcagtAATTGTATATATCTTAACAAACATACCCCAAAATACATTGGCATACAAGAGGGTTTGGTTCCTGGtgatagaatatttttttgcaagtAGGATCACAATATGGCGACGTTGTTCATATAAACAGTGAAACTAGTAGATCTTTGCGTCTGCGCATATCTAGTCtagtaaaaagtattttttatctaataggTTACCGCGTAATCTAGGTTTGTTGTCCCAGTTACAAAGTATTAGTATGGAGGGCAACAAATTGTCATTTGTGCGTCAGGACGTAATTCGAGGGGGAACTGACCGCATGATGAAATACTTAAGGGATCGCATCACAGAGGAAGTTGTTGGGGAGACCAGATACGAATCTGAGTGGCCAGATAAGTCAGTACtcagtatatataattttattatgtttaatttgagaatttactattatataccatataaaacgaaacaaaatattttaacattatattgtaatgaaatatctGAGGTACAGGAAAgagtgattttattaataataataatagtattttcacGTATAAATTGAGACTCTTATTCAAGACAAGTTATGAAAACGATCAGTCTAATTgcagtattttaataaaagtactcGGCTGCCATGTCTGTCTCAACATGTAAACACacattaatagaaataacCGGAAAAGTACTTTGGTTAAATGCGTGAAATTAAATTGATCAAGTTTTCCTAAATAAGGGTATATTCTCTTGAGTTTGTTTTAGCTGTCTCATAATACAATCGAAACAAGAATTAAGATATGAAAGTATTCGTCATAAAATTGGACAATTATATAGAGAATTATAATCCTAGGTACACGTTAAAAAAGAGTCAGTCACTGACAGTGCCATCCCGTGATCTGACTTTAGTACCCGATGAAGTGTTCCGAACTGCGGCAGAAGCTGAAGTTCATATCGTGGATATATCTAGGAACAAATTGCAAGCTTTTCCTAAAGggtatgtatgtaaaaagaCTTAAGAATTTACCAGAGTAATATAAGTTGTAACAACTTCCTCAATTGGTTTCAAAGGTTACCAACTACctaaatatattcaaaggGTCAAAATTGGCAGCCTTTAGCCAATTATGCATTCTTAACACTTAGATaagtttttactttctatttttaatgtatcacctttttagtttagtttgttttgttttgttcctgtttagttttgtcttaataaatgtgtataacatgtatttttgcactacttgcctatcttatggaatttaatacatttttatttattttgtttctttactcacagtgtttgcctggaagagatcgctcgaaagcgataaggccgccagttgccctccttttgatttaatgttcaattttttttatactgtagtgtaacaaagtgtaaataaataaaaataagttagtTTAAAAACCCTCGATACCAATAATAAGGcctattgtatttataatattaatataaaaacacgaATCTAGGTATGTTTCGCCTTTGTCTTTTAACCGCTAAAGTCTAAACGATGATTGACTTAATGTCTTATGacccctagatggggcagagggcgtccacagtgagtctctgtcgcgttcggtcttgagcctcatATTTTACCTCggtccaagtctttccggctctctttgcttCATCTGCAACTGTAAGACGCCAGGTTTGGTTGGCATGGCCTACCGGAAGATGGAAAGCGGAAGCAGAATTTTGAGGATATAATTAGAATCTCTTTGGAGTGTATTGCCTATATACCGCGAATATGGCGGAGAGAGCGTTTGAGAAAGACTTGGAGCCGGTGCGAGATGTCGTTAGTGACCTTCTACGTTAGAGCAGCATAGATTTGACGTTAGAtccgaatattttaatcttgattcgacgcgtcaacaaaacaaaactatgtTACTGctatatatttgttgtatCTGAcaccaatttaaaaatattatatgaccTCAATAAGACCTAGGCacaaaggtaaaaaaatatatttgttacagTATATCAATACTAAGCGACACGTTATCCCAGCTAATATTATCATCAAACAGTATTGAGAATGTTCCGTCCGAGATAAGCCGATGTTGCCATCTGCAGTTTCTTGATCTGGCCAAAAATTGTATTGCCGATCTCCCCATAGAACTTGGGAGATTGATAAATTTGAGAGAACTCGTCATATCCAACAATAAGTAAgtgtattaaatatgtaaaaaaaactaaaattttctaaataaaacgCGTTTAGTTATCTTATTACAAAAAGCATGGCCATATGTTGATGAAAGTCTTGACCATGCTATAAATCACGCGACGACGTGATCTACAGCCGAAAATATCAGtcataagttttattatattattaataattacacaaAACACATTTTCAACACGTTTATGGTAATGTATAAAACCAATAAATTCAGGTTCACAAAAATCCCGCGATGTGTATACGAGCTGGACAATTTGGAGATCCTTTTGGCTGCAGAGAACCAGGTCACAGAGATAAACATATCCTCGGATGCTCTAGCAAAGCTTAAGAAGCTGGCTGTACTGGACCTCACCAATAACAGTATTATTAGCGTACCTCCGGAGCTTGGCAACTTTACACACCTCCGGTATGCATTAAGGAGTTTTTCTCTCTTCTATAACTAATGTGTGTATTGAAAGTTTTTGCGCGCGACCACAAGAAGCGTTGTCATTTATGCAAATGGTTGACGCAACGTTTTATTCTTTAACTTTCAATATCAGTATCAAttctcacttaacatcagatgaacttcctgcccgtttgccccctgttctataaaaaaaaaacttatggtAAAGGACAACTCGCGCTCACTTTTCGGGATTTATTGTAGCACGTTTTTCGGAAATTCTATTTAAAGGTCAACAATTATTtagaatgtatatataacaattattgtcCATGTTTGAATTTTCCCATGCCCATGCctcacaaattttaatttaattaatgaatatttattttcggaTACATCATACTAACTGACCCCcttaatcaattatatatagcAAAAAAGGTAATTTAAAGTCACtgaattttttatcaaagCCGCTTGCTGGGTTTTTCTTAGTCATTATGTTGTTGAGACtgtattatgataatattatatttccagGTCATTAGAACTGATGGGTAATTGCTTTAGACAACCTCGGCACGCAATACTTGCGAAGGGAACTGCTTCGATTCTGTCATATCTCAGAGATCGTATACCTGCTTAGCTTTATTCCGCTTTCCGAAATCTTTCAATATCGCTTTAAATCGTACGTCTGCTTgctatatgatatatattcaagataatttaaaaagctcAAAATGCTTGTGCCAAATTGGAACTATTGAAAGGTTTTTGGAAATGCTTAAAGGGGCTTATTGcagtgttatatttatattggctgctatttattatttgttgtttttatacttttgttatttatactgttctatttattaaacattgaatttttaaaaccaaagTAAATTAGTCAAAAGGTTCGTGTACCTGAATCCGccgaatatttttgttatattttaattttattggtttttataggttaaaaaaaaactacatattGAGGCTTGAGtttagctttaaaaaaaatatttctaaaaaaccACGTGACGTCcatataaactgtatataAACGTaagaaagtaattaataactttattttgacaattaaaTTAGACACGGCAAAGGTAAGGAATATTATCTAggtttactattatttttgtaaactacTTTGccttatttaatgaaaaaaggtctcgttaccaggccataattatttaaaaaaaaataaagaaaagatagaaatgatattataattatttattcttattttaatttcaataagtgATGTCATATAAATTGTTGGCTGTtgataatattgaaatgttcttatatgtttttctattacttttaaatcaaaaagaaTGTCtatcatacattttttattttcgaatACGGTAtggatattatttttcttgttattaaattaaatatgtttgctTAATTAAATACCTAATACATAATTGGCGTCAACATATATACAGTTTATAATATGTACTAAAcgtggttttatttaaattattttataaattagttgTTTAATGTTggtaatttatgtaaaatacaaaGTTTTCGTGAcggttttgtaatatttaatcggcaaagtttgaaatttatactaatttatttaatgtattttcatGTTAAGCAAAGCacattattgcaaaatttctagTATTTAAGTCACAAACCAGCgtcaaaatatatgttatagacCAGCATTCTTTAAtgtgaaacaaatttaaatcgaATGCTAGCATCTGTTAAACCATTGTATTATGACAGTTTTGACAAACCTGAATACGTTATCTTAAATTACCGTAGGCTTGGTAAccatctaaaatattttatgagtgctagtaataaagattatatatattataatgaaagcTTATATGGAAATCTTACATGTACCTAAAACGCCTTAAAAcgttcaaaattatataaagaaaaaatattgagaGTATATCAATCTTATGATATTTTTCTAACAATGTTATTCATTACAATTAACATATGGAGAGATATTGTAGCTCGAAatgttaaaatgaatattCCTTGGATATTATAAAGTTGTACCTGAAGATGTTTACCGTTTTGCAAATTCACCTTATACATATTCTGATAGCCTTGCATTGCCATTTTGTTTGAGAgtgtaaattataagttattttgtttgttataagCGCACAATAAATgagtttataaaatagttgttttttattattagttatcaCCCTTTTTGAAATATCATTTTGAATCTAAAGCAATCAATTTAAACTCACTATTACATAATACTcgatgttgtttttttttcaattctgACCCTAAATTTTGTGGTCATTTTCAAATCTTCAACGTTGTTTAATCAGTTTTAGTTTGAatgagaaatataaattaatataaaaaatataaaatttatatacctaCGATTGTGCGTGATATGGGGCATAGTATACGAGTAGTTTCAGAGTACCAGAAAATTACGCCAAATCTTAATCCTTAATCTACTCTACGATTTTTCTAACATAGGGCATGGCTTCACTTGTACTCTTAAACCGACACCTGCTGAAACATATATGCATACATTAGCCTCAAGATGTTTAAGAAATGGCTGCCTTAATAATTCGAATTTACGCCTCTACTCACGCCATTAGAGTATTCTTCGTTGATCATTTGCATAACAATGCTGAATGTAATCGAATTAGCATAACAAATTGCTTTTATAGGTCAAAGCATAAAAGGTTGCATGTCAACCGTGCAAAAGCCACGGACtttctgaatatttttaattagagtactattatattatctcATCTCGTTCATGATTTTTACTAAGGGTGACTTTAGATTTTCCTCGTCATTTTCCTGAATATGGcgttaaagtttaaaaattatatgtatcgGATCACCAACCATGAATTGTTCGTAAACTCCCTCCTTTTTGATTACaacatatatgaatataacatACTTACTGgcatgtataatatatacttatattaagaCAGGAAGTACGTATTGCAgcagtatcacgcatggctaAAAACTCTTAACGACCAGCATATTACCAAGAGACGGATATCGTGTTCCTTATCAATTTATGCAAATTATGTGCGTgacaaaatttacaaacattatatgATGGATGATTTCGTGACACAAAAGCAAAACACTGGTTATCAATTCATTAATTACCAGTACTTCCAGATTCTGTAATTACAGTATAGTCgccataattttaaaatttggaaatttaaaacatataaacaaagatattttatatgtaaaaatatcgtGAAGAGTATTGTCAAAAACTTCAATGAGAAACACAaaacaataacattaaaaagaaCACCAGtgatatatttgtaatgttacTTTGTAGTCTACTGAATTTGTTTATCGTAATTTCAACTACCAGCAGATATTTTACGCGATATCTGAAAGCATTGTTTATTACTGGGTATTTAGACCGCCGTTACAAAATACGTAGTTTGGCGTCAAACGATCATATTATCATCGTTTTCACTATCGTTGACTCGTCATTCTATTGTAAATTGTCTGTAACACCATAATAACTGCAAGGTCGTGACGAGTAGTGGGGACCAGTACACAATTGCACTTGATTTCAGTAAATAGCACTCAACAAACGTCGGAAAAACTATGAAATGTGAGGACGAATGTGTGTTACGTAAAAATTGGTAAACTCTTTTAGTGAACGAATTTTCGGTGTGTTTAATCAGCTGGTCCTAAGGctgttgaataaaatgccttaAATCTTCTGTCATTTTGTAGTTAAGTACTCTATGATGCACACGGATTGATCATTATCGTTTTTGTGTGTATTAGTTTTGATTGTGTCGTTCAGTATGTATTACATAACAAGAAAAGTAGTTTTTAGTATAGTGCTTTTCATTTTTGGAATTGAAGGAAGTaagtattacatttttaaaattatgatatgttaaaaatttgaatttgaatcaA from Pieris brassicae chromosome 2, ilPieBrab1.1, whole genome shotgun sequence includes:
- the LOC123720319 gene encoding leucine-rich repeat-containing protein 40-like isoform X1 → MGDTSEMYYPSSSFLITNNESNIFKDKKADENELSIGLIKSAKRTGQLSLCNRGLGTVPENVWKIDELVMDDTREVDFARSDQSNWWNCEPLKMLDLSSNVVNTISPNVKLLQELVTLKLHDNALTSLPAELGQLKNLSNLSLDHNKIKELPIEFYKLTELRWLSISHNELNIIQADFGDLVMLTFLDLSYNKLPSLPPGMGYLVRLVELNLSHNELMELPPDIVNLRDLKKFNISNNNLKKLPPMGELRKMEILDANHNDIKQLPDFYGCTALKEIYLANNFIKEITEEFCDQIQHLNVLNIRDNQLEVIPENISLLKKLKRLDLTNNNLNKLPRNLGLLSQLQSISMEGNKLSFVRQDVIRGGTDRMMKYLRDRITEEVVGETRYESEWPDKYTLKKSQSLTVPSRDLTLVPDEVFRTAAEAEVHIVDISRNKLQAFPKGISILSDTLSQLILSSNSIENVPSEISRCCHLQFLDLAKNCIADLPIELGRLINLRELVISNNKFTKIPRCVYELDNLEILLAAENQVTEINISSDALAKLKKLAVLDLTNNSIISVPPELGNFTHLRSLELMGNCFRQPRHAILAKGTASILSYLRDRIPA
- the LOC123720319 gene encoding leucine-rich repeat-containing protein 40-like isoform X2, with amino-acid sequence MGDTSEMYYPSSSFLITNNESNIFKVPENVWKIDELVMDDTREVDFARSDQSNWWNCEPLKMLDLSSNVVNTISPNVKLLQELVTLKLHDNALTSLPAELGQLKNLSNLSLDHNKIKELPIEFYKLTELRWLSISHNELNIIQADFGDLVMLTFLDLSYNKLPSLPPGMGYLVRLVELNLSHNELMELPPDIVNLRDLKKFNISNNNLKKLPPMGELRKMEILDANHNDIKQLPDFYGCTALKEIYLANNFIKEITEEFCDQIQHLNVLNIRDNQLEVIPENISLLKKLKRLDLTNNNLNKLPRNLGLLSQLQSISMEGNKLSFVRQDVIRGGTDRMMKYLRDRITEEVVGETRYESEWPDKYTLKKSQSLTVPSRDLTLVPDEVFRTAAEAEVHIVDISRNKLQAFPKGISILSDTLSQLILSSNSIENVPSEISRCCHLQFLDLAKNCIADLPIELGRLINLRELVISNNKFTKIPRCVYELDNLEILLAAENQVTEINISSDALAKLKKLAVLDLTNNSIISVPPELGNFTHLRSLELMGNCFRQPRHAILAKGTASILSYLRDRIPA